A region from the Arcanobacterium buesumense genome encodes:
- a CDS encoding DUF6912 family protein, giving the protein MRIYIPLTLSDLRENSISMRRVHAVTPALRSEVPNEDDEGYEYIATLAAADDSLRLLQRMPGEKLSRVVAVAVVSDNALQPVTDPELPTEVDLNAEVLWHEVESFHVDAPGSEDLVKQAIAGDEDAFIATGDIELLWFDISEREHIGLGL; this is encoded by the coding sequence ATGCGCATTTATATCCCATTGACGTTAAGTGATCTTCGTGAGAATAGTATTTCTATGCGACGAGTACATGCTGTGACACCAGCGCTACGGTCTGAAGTTCCCAATGAAGACGATGAGGGATATGAATACATAGCAACTTTAGCGGCTGCTGATGATTCTTTGCGGTTGCTTCAACGTATGCCGGGAGAGAAGTTAAGCCGAGTAGTTGCGGTTGCTGTAGTTTCTGATAATGCTCTTCAGCCGGTTACTGACCCTGAGTTGCCAACTGAAGTAGATCTAAATGCTGAGGTGTTGTGGCACGAAGTCGAGTCTTTTCACGTTGATGCCCCAGGATCTGAAGATTTAGTTAAGCAAGCTATTGCCGGAGATGAAGATGCTTTCATAGCAACTGGTGATATTGAACTGTTGTGGTTCGATATCAGCGAGCGAGAACACATTGGACTGGGACTCTGA